The Punica granatum isolate Tunisia-2019 chromosome 4, ASM765513v2, whole genome shotgun sequence genome has a window encoding:
- the LOC116205718 gene encoding protein WHAT'S THIS FACTOR 9, mitochondrial translates to MTLIFRRLSKTSSCRRYPPPLTHQLRPSSFDATAVKFVRDRGLDHAVERERNLRPLINLKNLLKSEPSKSLPISVISQNRDSLRIPIRPIEFVRRYPSVFEEFMPGGVAVHPHFKLKDEVLELDADEQLIYQSESYRKDAADRVLKLLMISRVNKVPLGLLDQLMWDMGLPRDFVQSIVSDFPDYFRVAGNGDFGSESCRSDKVGVLELVCWSNEHAVSAIEKKGTPVVFPMNFSKGFEIDKKFKKWVDEWQRLPYVSPYEDGSHLGPQTGESDKWAAAVLHELLNLFVSKKTEKDNVLSVGEFLGIRSRFKMALLNHPGIFYLSKKLGTYTVVLKGAFKRGSLIEEHPIMVMRSRYIHLMHTIKEEQKVVTAPSSSSKKQDQKVSGLKEHAEDKDESEEDNGVHNLSSSELEDDDDDDCDVDEDDNDLDEDVGVRQGRTCRNASARRGKTSWERDSNSRNRPTSRAESRMDRRQYGESDKNVSTRSSGTGRQEARRDKTSWERDSNSRNRPTGRAERRMDRRQFGESDNNISTRSSGTGRQEARRGKASWERDSSSRNHPTSRAERRMDRRQFGESDKNVSTRSSGTWRQEARRGDKPRTRSQERSNVSTTRSRRSRGLSPA, encoded by the coding sequence ATGACGCTGATCTTCCGCAGGCTCTCGAAGACCTCTTCCTGTCGCCGCTACCCGCCTCCTCTGACCCACCAGCTCCGCCCCTCCTCCTTCGACGCCACCGCCGTCAAATTCGTCCGCGATCGGGGCCTCGACCACGCCGTCGAGAGGGAGAGAAACCTCCGGCCCCTCATCAACCTAAAGAACCTCCTCAAATCGGAGCCCTCCAAGTCCCTCCCCATCTCCGTCATTTCCCAGAATAGGGACTCCCTCCGAATCCCGATTCGCCCGATCGAGTTCGTCCGCAGGTACCCCTCGGTGTTTGAGGAATTTATGCCCGGCGGGGTTGCGGTCCATCCCCACTTCAAGCTCAAGGACGAGGTGCTGGAGCTGGATGCTGACGAACAGCTGATTTATCAGAGCGAGAGTTACAGGAAGGATGCTGCGGATAGGGTTTTGAAGCTGCTGATGATTTCGAGAGTCAACAAAGTCCCACTGGGTCTTCTGGATCAGCTAATGTGGGATATGGGTCTCCCTCGAGATTTCGTTCAAAGCATTGTCTCTGATTTCCCCGACTATTTCAGGGTTGCGGGCAATGGGGATTTTGGCTCAGAATCGTGTAGGAGTGATAAAGTTGGAGTCTTGGAGCTGGTGTGTTGGAGCAATGAGCATGCTGTCTCCGCCATCGAAAAGAAAGGAACTCCGGTCGTGTTCCCCATGAATTTCTCGAAAGGGTTCGAGATAGACAAGAAGTTCAAGAAATGGGTCGATGAGTGGCAGAGGCTGCCCTACGTTTCTCCATACGAGGATGGTTCCCATTTGGGTCCTCAGACCGGCGAGTCTGATAAGTGGGCGGCTGCAGTGCTACATGAGCTGCTCAATCTATTTGTGTCTAAGAAAACTGAGAAGGACAATGTGCTTTCTGTTGGAGAGTTTCTTGGGATCAGGTCAAGGTTCAAAATGGCTCTGCTTAATCACCCGGGTATATTCTACTTGTCGAAAAAGCTAGGGACTTATACCGTTGTTCTGAAGGGGGCTTTCAAAAGGGGTTCTCTAATCGAGGAGCATCCGATAATGGTAATGAGGAGCAGGTACATTCATCTCATGCACACAATTAAGGAAGAGCAGAAAGTGGTTACTGCCCCTAGTTCGAGCAGTAAAAAACAGGACCAGAAGGTTTCCGGTTTGAAAGAACATGCTGAAGACAAGGATGAGAGTGAGGAAGATAATGGTGTGCATAACCTGTCAAGTTCTGAACTTGAGGacgatgacgatgatgattgtgatgttgatgAGGATGACAATGATCTCGATGAGGATGTAGGTGTTAGACAGGGTAGGACTTGTAGGAACGCCTCAGCAAGGAGAGGAAAAACAAGTTGGGAAAGAGATTCAAATTCGAGGAATCGTCCTACTAGTCGTGCTGAGAGTAGAATGGACAGAAGACAATATGGTGAGAGCGATAAGAACGTCTCGACAAGATCCTCTGGGACTGGGAGGCAGGAAGCACGGAGAGATAAAACAAGTTGGGAAAGAGATTCAAATTCGAGGAATCGTCCTACTGGTCGTGCTGAGAGAAGAATGGACAGAAGACAATTTGGTGAGAGCGATAATAACATCTCGACAAGATCCTCTGGGACTGGGAGGCAGGAAGCACGGAGAGGAAAAGCAAGTTGGGAAAGAGATTCAAGTTCGAGGAATCATCCTACTAGTCGTGCTGAGAGAAGAATGGACAGAAGACAATTTGGTGAGAGCGATAAGAATGTCTCGACAAGATCCTCTGGGACTTGGAGGCAGGAAGCACGGAGAGGTGATAAGCCTCGAACAAGGTCGCAAGAGAGATCGAATGTCTCTACTACTAGATCTAGAAGAAGCAGGGGTTTATCACCGGCATGA
- the LOC116202432 gene encoding protein DETOXIFICATION 54: MAEKDPDPSARKLPSAFEVVEELKELMGMVLPITAMNLLVFIRQVVSVLFLGRLGSLELAGGALAIGFTNITGYSVLVGLASGLEPVCSQAYGSKNWDLLSLSLQRMVLILLIAIVPIGLLWLNLEPIMVSMGQDRAITATAATFCLYSLPDLLTNTLLQPLRVFLRSQSVTKPMMYCSLAAVALHIPLNYVAVVSLGLGVQGVALASVITNMNMVGLMAGYVYASGRCELTWKVGGLARVFTGLGPLMKMAVPSCVGICLEWWWYEIVTVMAGYLPDPTTAVAATGVLIQTTSMMYTVPMALAGCVSARVGNELGAGKPQRAKLAALVALGCAFVIGFINVVWTVLLKERWANFFTDDGLVRALVASVLPIMGLCELGNCPQTTGCGILRGTARPAIGARINLWSFYFVGTPVAVALAFALEVGFRGLWFGLLSAQAACVVSVLFVVLARTEWEVEALRARKLTALEMSGASGNDDGGAGGKVGDGNGGCDVEESRGLLVNGDDSV; encoded by the exons ATGGCGGAGAAAGACCCCGATCCCTCAGCCCGAAAGCTGCCCTCTGCCTTTGAG GTTGTCGAGGAGCTGAAGGAGCTAATGGGAATGGTGCTGCCCATAACAGCTATGAACCTCCTGGTGTTTATTAGGCAGGTGGTCTCGGTCCTGTTCCTAGGGAGACTCGGGAGCCTCGAGCTAGCTGGAGGTGCCCTGGCGATCGGGTTCACGAACATAACAGGATACTCTGTCCTGGTTGGCCTCGCCTCCGGGCTCGAGCCGGTCTGCAGCCAAGCCTATGGCAGCAAGAACTGGGacctcctctccctctccctgcAGCGGATGGTCCTCATACTCCTAATCGCAATCGTTCCCATCGGCCTCCTGTGGCTCAACCTTGAGCCAATCATGGTCTCCATGGGCCAAGACAGGGCCATCACGGCCACCGCCGCCACCTTCTGCCTCTACTCCCTACCCGACCTGCTCACCAACACGCTGCTGCAGCCCCTCCGGGTCTTCCTACGGTCGCAGAGCGTGACCAAGCCCATGATGTACTGCTCCCTCGCAGCCGTGGCCCTCCATATCCCTCTCAACTATGTGGCCGTGGTAAGCCTCGGGCTGGGGGTGCAAGGCGTCGCCCTGGCATCAGTCATCACGAACATGAACATGGTGGGGCTGATGGCAGGGTATGTATATGCATCCGGGAGGTGCGAGCTGACATGGAAGGTCGGGGGACTAGCGAGGGTGTTCACGGGGCTGGGCCCGCTGATGAAGATGGCAGTGCCAAGCTGCGTGGGCATATGCTTGGAGTGGTGGTGGTACGAGATCGTGACGGTGATGGCAGGGTACTTGCCGGATCCGACGACTGCCGTAGCAGCCACCGGGGTCCTCATTCAGACCACTAGCATGATGTACACTGTTCCCATGGCTCTTGCCGGTTGCGTCTCCGCCAGG GTGGGGAATGAGCTAGGAGCAGGGAAGCCACAAAGGGCCAAGCTAGCTGCATTAGTTGCATTGGGATGTGCATTCGTGATTGGCTTCATCAATGTCGTATGGACCGTACTACTGAAGGAGAGATGGGCCAATTTCTTCACCGATGATGGGCTAGTCAGGGCCCTAGTCGCCTCTGTCCTGCCCATCATGGGCCTCTGTGAGCTCGGCAACTGCCCCCAGACCACCGGCTGCGGGATCCTCCGTGGCACCGCCCGGCCCGCCATCGGGGCCCGGATCAACCTCTGGTCGTTCTATTTCGTGGGCACCCCTGTGGCAGTGGCCCTAGCCTTTGCACTTGAGGTTGGGTTCAGAGGGCTGTGGTTCGGGCTTCTCTCGGCCCAGGCAGCCTGTGTCGTGTCCGTCCTCTTCGTGGTGCTGGCCCGCACCGAGTGGGAGGTGGAGGCCTTGAGGGCCCGGAAGCTCACTGCCCTGGAGATGAGCGGCGCGTCAGGCAATGATGATGGTGGGGCAGGAGGAAAGGTTGGTGATGGAAATGGAGGATGTGACGTTGAAGAGAGCAGAGGGTTGCTTGTGAATGGAGATGATAGCGTGTGA